In Methanobrevibacter wolinii SH, the genomic stretch ATGCAGGTGTTTCAGCTGCAGGTATTCATGGTTTAAAAACAATTTCTCATCCATTCAATCCAGACATAATGAACATCGATATTGATAAAATGAATAAAAAAATCCTTGAAGAAAAACCTAAATTAATTCTTTTTGGTGGAAGTTTATTCTTATTCCCACACCCAGTTAAAGAAGCTCGTGAAGCTGCTGATGAAGTTGGAGCTAAAATTTTATATGATGGAGCTCATGTTTTAGGTTTAATTGCAGGTAAACAATTCCAAGATCCTTTAAGAGAAGGAGCAGATGTTTTAATGGGAAGTACACATAAATCATTCCCAGGTACACAAGGTGGAATTATAATATCTAATCATGAAGAATATGCAAATAAATTAGATAATGCAGTTTTCCCTGGTGTTGTAAGTAATTATCACCTTCATCACATTGCTGGTCAAGGTATTGCTACAGCTGAAATGTTAGAATTTGGTGAAGCTTATGCTAAACAAATTATTAAAAATGCTAAAGCTTTAGCTCAAGCTTTATATGAATTAGGTTTTAATGTTTTATGTGAAGATCTTGGATTTACTGAATCTCACCAAGTTGCTGTTGATGTTTCTGATATTAAACCAGCTAGTCAACTTGCAGTTGAATTAGAAGAAAATAATATTATATTAAATAAAAACCTTCTTCCTTGGGATGATGTAAATAATAGTGATAATCCTTCAGGATTAAGAATAGGTACTCCTGAAATTACTAGAAGGGGATTAAAAGAGAAAAACATGTCTGAAGTTGCAGAATTTATTAAAGCTGTTGCAATGGATGGTAAAAATGTTAAAGAAGAAGTTAGTGAATATATGAATAACTTTGATAAAGTTCATTATGCTTTTAAAAATGATGAAGCATATAAATATATTCAATTCTAATTTTTTCTTTTTTTTTAAATTTAAAAAACTATTTTTATAATAAATTTTAATCAATATTGATGATATTATGCGTATTGGATGGGCATTTACTGGAGCAGGACATTTATTAAAAGAAAGTGTTGATGAATTTGTAAAACTTGCAAAAGATAATTCAGTTACTGTTTTCATGTCAAATGCAAGTATTGAAGTATTAAAAATGTATGGTCTTTATGAAACTGTTGTTAAATACACTGGAGGCCGTTATAAAGAACTTGCTACTGATGAAAATCAAAAATATAGTTATCCTATTACTGGTAGATTATCTTTAGGTAAATATGATATTTTAATCCTATCTCCAGCTACTGCAAATACTGTTGCAAAAATAGTTCATGGAATTTCTGATACAATTGTTACAAATGCTGTAGCTCAAGCAGGTAAAGGTAATGTTCCAACTATTGTAGTTCCTGTTGATATTACTCCTGGTGATATTGATACAGTTTTACCTTCAAAATTAGAACTTAATAAATGTAAAAAATGTGATCCTTGTACAGCAGCACTTGCTTGTCCACATAATGCTTTTATTCCATATAAAGAGATTTCACTTTTAAATTGTGTTGGTTGTGGTCAATGTAAAATATCTTGTCAATATGATGCAATATCTGAAGGAAAAATCATTCAAATGCATATGAGGGATATTGATATTAAAAATACTGAAGAACTTAGAAAAATAGATGAAATCACTGTTTTAGAGCATCCTTCAGAAATTATTCAATATATTGATGAAAATATTAATAAATAAGTTTTTCATTTTTTAAACTATGGTTTTATCTTTTTTTATTTGATGTTTAATAATCTTAAATATTATTAATATTAATTTTTTTTAAATTAAGTATTTTAAAATAAATTTTTATTGATTTTAATATTATTTTTATAAAAATAATGCTTTAACATTTAATATTTTACTTATTTAAATTACTTATTGTTATTTTACTACCTATTTTTATATTATTTTTATTAATAAACTTATATTCTAATTCTATTATATATTTTGATTCTTTTATTGGTGTATAAAAGCTCCAAGGTCTTAAACTACAAGTTTCAAAGATTATATCTTCATCATCAATAAATATAATATCAATTGGAATTCTCATAAAAAAGCTATGGATTTTAGCTTTTACTATATAATGTTTAGGTATAATAAACAATAATGGATATTCTATTTTATTTTTTAACATTAATCCTTTAAATCTTTCTAAAAAGCTGTTACATATCTTAACTTTAATATTTATTGTGTTTTCTTCATTATAAATCTTTAAATTTTTAATTTCCATAATTTTATCTCTTATAAAATTTAAATTTATTTAAGATAAAAATAGAATTTTAATTTTAATTATTTTAAGTTGAAATCTTTATTTAATTAAAAATTTATGCTTATAATAATAATTATTATATACTTTATTGATGAAAAATAAAAATATAATAATTGAATTTTTTAGAAATTTAAAATTCACTAAATTTATTTTATAAATGTTATTAATTATCTAAAAAAATTTCGATGTGATTAAATGAGAAATATAATAGTCGAAGAATTAAATCAAAAGTATATTGAAGATTTAGATATTGAAATTGTTGAAAGGAAAGGAATAGGCCATCCAGATAGTATTAGTGATGGTTTAGGTGAAACTGTAAGTCATGCATTATGTGAAATGTATATGGATGAACTTGGTGGAATCCTTCACCATAATACTGATGAAGTACAAATCACTGCTGGTGAGTCTGACCCTCATTTTGGTGGAGGACAAATATTAAAACCTATTGATATTCTTTTAACTGGTAGGGGAGTTCATGAATATGATGGAATTAAATTCCCTCTTGAAAGAGTTGCTATTGAATCAGCAAAAGAATTTTTAGATGAAACAATTATTAACCTTGATGTTGAAGCTGATACAGTTGTTGAATGTAAAATTGGTCAAGGTTCTGGAGATCTTGTAGATGTTTTCTCAAGACAAGGTGCAGTTTCAAGTAATGATACTTCATTTGGTGTAGGTTATGCTCCATTTTCTGAAGTAGAAACTATTGTTAATAAAACTGAAAATTTATTAAACTCTAAAGCTTTTAAAGCTAAACATCCTGCTGTTGGTGAAGATATTAAAGTAATGGGATTAAGAGAAAAAGATAATATTACTCTTACTATTGGTTGTGCAATGGTTTCTAAATTTGTTGATGATAGGGATGCATATATTTCTATTAGAGAAGAATTAAAAGATATTGTTTCAGATCTTGCATGTAAATATACTAATCGTCCTGTTGAAGTATTTGTAAACACAGCTGATGATGATACTAAAAAAGATGAATCTGGTTATTATTTAACTGTTACTGGTACTTCTGCAGAAATGGGTGATGATGGTTCAGTAGGTAGAGGAAACAGAGCTAATGGTCTTATTACTCCATGCAGACCAATGTCTATGGAAGCAACTTCTGGTAAAAATCCTATTAACCATGTAGGTAAAATCTACAATTTACTTTCTAATAGAATTGCTAATGATGTTGTAGAAAATGTTGAAGGAGTAAAACAAATCAATTTAATGATTTTAAGTCAAATTGGTAAACCTATTGATCAACCTAGAGCTGCTACTTCTCAATTAATTTTAGAAGATGGTTACAAATTAGATGATGTAAATAGTAAAGTTGAAAACATCATTGATTCATGGCTTGAAAATATATCAGTTATTACAGAAGATGTTGTTAAAGGTAAAGCTAAAACATTCTAAGTTTTAGCTTTGATTAAATGATGGTTTTTGTAAACTATTATATTTCATTTTTTTCACTTCTTGAATATAATTAAAGTTTTCATTCATTATCTTTTTAGGTTGAAATATTAATTGTAAATTAAAAGTTTTACTAAATTTACTAGTTTTAATTTACAATTATTATAATATTTCTAATTTATTAGTCTACTAATATTATTAACATTATCTAAATTATTAGATTTTATTTACTTTTTATTAATAATGGATTTTTAACTTAAATACTTAAGTAAAATTTGTTATAAAATTAAATCTTTATTTTAGTTGAGTATTGCTAATTTTTAGTAGTTTAAATTTTTTTTATAATTTAATTTTTTTTATATATTTTTCAATTTAATATCATTAAAAGGAGAAAGTTTATGCCAATAGAAGAGGCAGAAAAATCATATGAATTTGCTAAAATAGATAAATCTGTACATGAATTTTGGGCAGATAAAGATATTTTTGCTAAAGTTAATAAAATAAGAAAAAATGGTCCACAATATTCTTTTCTTGATGGGCCACCATATTGTAGTGGTAAAATCCATTTAGGTACTGCTTGGAATAAAGTTATTAAAGATACTTTATTACGTTATAAAAGTATGAATGGATTTTCATTAAGAAGACAAGCAGGATGGGATATGCATGGTCTTCCTATTGAACATAAAGTAGAAGAATTAATGGGAATTAAGAGTAAACAAGAGATTGAATCTAAAGTTGGTATATCTACATTTGTAGATAAATGTCAAGAATTTGCTTTTAAAAATAAACTTGCAATGACTAAACAATTTAAATCTCTTGGTGTTTGGATGGATTGGGATAATCCATATATGACTTTAGATCCAAATTATATGGAATCTGCATGGTGGACTTTAAAAAGAGCTAATGAACAAAATTTACTTACTCGTGATAAACGTGTAATTAGTTGGTGTCCTCATTGTGAAACTGCACTTGCTGCAGCAGAAATGGATTATGAAGAAAAAGAAGACCCTTCAATTTATCTTAAATTCCCACTTAAACAATCATTCTTATCAAAAGAAGAAAATCCTGAAGGACTTAAAGAATATGTTTTAGTATGGACTACTACTCCATGGACTATTCCTGCAAACCTTGCTATTTGTATAAATCCTAAATTTGATTATAAATTTGTTGAAAAAGATGGGGAAATTTACATTTTAGCTGCAGATTTAGTTGAAGATGTTTTAGGATATGAAAAAACAATACATAAACATATTATTCCTTCCGAAAATGAAGATGAAGAAGATAAGGTAGTTAAAGAAGTAACTGTTAATTATAAGTTTATTAAAACAGTTAAAGGTTCAGATTTAATTGGTTTAAAATATGTTTATCCTTTCCTAGATGAAATTCCTAAACAAAAAGAGTTTGATTCACTTGAAAATGTACATACTATCTTACCTGGTGACCATGTAGAATTAGGTGAAGGTACTGGTTGTGTACATACTGCTCCAGGTCATGGTCCAGATGATTTTGAGGTAGGTAAAGCTTATAATCTTCCTATATTTTGTCCTGTAGATGAAAGTGGTAATTTCAATAAAGATGTAGGAGTATATGCAGGTAAATATACAAAATCTTATAATCCAGTTATTATTGATGATTTAATATCTAAAGGATTTATGTATAAAAATGGAACTATTAACCATAGATATGGTATTTGTTGGAGATGTAAAACTCCTATTATTTATCGTGCTACTGAACAATGGTTCTTAAAAGTTACTGATATCAAAGATAAAATGTTATCTGAGATTGAACAAGTAAATTGGACTCCTAAATGGGCTGGTGAAGGAAGATTCCATGATTGGGTAGATAATGCTAAAGATTGGACTATTTCAAGACAAAGATATTGGGGTATTCCAATACCTATTTGGATATGTCCTGATTGTGGTGAAGTTAAGGTCATTGGATCTATTGCTGAATTAAAAGAATCTTCTCTTATTGATACTAATGTTGAAGATAGTAAATTAGTTCACAGACCATTCGTAGATGAAATACCAATAGAATGTCCTAAATGTAATGGAAAAATGAAACGTATTCCAGATGTTTTAGATGTATGGATTGATTCTGGTGTTGCAGGATGGGCTTCTTTATATTATCCAAATGAAGAAGATAAATTTAATAAATGGTATCCATATGACTTCATTACTGAAGGTCATGACCAAACTAGAGGATGGTTCTATTCTCAATTAGGTACTGGTGTAATATCTTTAGGTAAAGCTCCATATAAAAATGTTTTAATGCATGGATTTGTATTAGATGAAAATGGTAAAAAAATGAGTAAATCTCTTGGAAATGTTGTAAGTCCTGAAGAGGTTATTGAAAAGTATGGTGCTGATGTACTTAGATTCTATCTTTTATGGGCATGTAAACCTTGGGATGACCTTAAATTTGTATGGGATGAATTAAACAATGTAAATAAAATGTTTAATATTCTTTGGAATGTTTATGTCTTCTCTACAACTTATATGTCTTTAGATAATTTCCAACCTGAAAAATGTACTAAAGATAATATCCATTTAAGAAAAGAAGATAAATGGATTATTTCAAGAGTAAATACATTAACTAAAGAAGTTGCAAAAGATATTGAAGATTTATATTTCCATAAAGCAACACGTAAAATCATGGACTTTATATTAGAAGATTTAAGTCGTTGGTATGTACGTTTAATTAGAGGAAGAACTTGGGTAGAAAGTGATGATCCTGATAAATTAGGTGCATATTATGGTTTATATACTGCAATTGTCTCATTAATAAAACTCATGGCTCCATTTACTCCACATATCTCTGAAGTTATATATCAAAATCTTGTAGTTGGAAATCTTTCAGATGCTAAAGAAAGTGTACATATGGAAGATTGGACTGTTAATGAAGATTTAATAAATAAAGATCTTGAATATGAAATGGATATTGTAAGAGAAGTAATTGATGCATCTATACGTGCAAGAGATGTTGCAAGATATAAACTTAGATGGCCTGTAAATGATATTACAGTCGTTTCTGAAAATGAAAAAGTATTTGATGCTGTTAAAGATTTAGAAGATGTAATTAAAGATCAATCTAATACTAAAAATGTAATATGTTCTTCTGAATTTGATGAATTATCTTATATTGCTAAACCTAACCTTAAAATATTAGGTCCTAAACTTAAAGGTGATATTGGTATTGTTAAAAAATACTTTGGAGAAGCTGATGGTAATATCATTAAAGAAAACCTTGAAAATAATGGTTCAATTATTGTTTCAGGTGTTGATTATCAAGGAAATAATAAAGATATTGAGTTATCTTCAGAAGAAGTTTTATTTGATACTGAACTTCCTGATGACTTTGTATCATCTGAATTTAAAGGTGGAAATGTATTTGTAAATACTAAACTTACTCCTGAAATTCTTTCAGAAGCTATGTCTAGGGAATTAATTAGAAGAATTCAAGATATGAGAAAAGATATGGATTTAGATGTTGAAGCTAATATTGATGTTAGTGTAAGTTCCTCAGAATCATTTAAAGATTTAGTTATTAAACAAATTGATTTAATTTCAAATGAGGTTAGAGCTAATAATCTAACTATTAATGTTGGTGAATGTAAAAATATTAAATCTAATGAAGGACAAGATATTAGTAACGAGTATACTAAAAATTGGAAAATTGAAGATGAAGATTTAATAATTAAAATAATTAAAGATTAAATTTAATTATTTTATCTTTAAATTTTAGGAGTATAATAATTATCTCGGTGATTTTAATGACTTTAATGGATTCTGAAGTAGAATATATCACTAATTTATTAGGTAGAAAAATGAATTCCTTAGAAGAAGGAATGTTAGATGTAATGTTTTCAGAACATTGTTCATATAAAAGTAGTAGACCTTTCTTAAGAAGATTTCCTACTGAAGGAAAAAACATTATTTTAGGTCCTGGTGATGATGCAGGACTTGTATCTATAACAGATAAATATGCTCTTGCAGTAGGTATGGAAAGTCATAATCACCCTTCTGCAGTAGAACCTTATGGTGGAGCAGGTACAGGTATTGGTGGAATTTTAAGGGATATTATATCAATGGGTGCTATGCCTATAGCACTTCTTGATCCATTAAGATTTGGACCTTTAGAAGATCAAAAATCTAAATATATCTTTGAAAATGTAGTTAAAGGTATTTCTGATTATGGAAATAGAGTAGGTGTTCCTACTGTTGCAGGAGAAGTTGAATTTGATGAATCATTTAGAACTAACCCTCTTGTAAATGTTATGTGTGTTGGACTTGTTGAAAAAGATAAAATAGTTTATGGTAAAGCACCTAATGTAGGGGATGTATTCTTTTTAATGGGTGGAACTACTGGTAGAGATGGAATTAATGGTGTAACTTTTGCTTCTGAAGAGTTAACATCTGATAGTGAAACTGAAGATAGGCCAGCTGTACAAGTTGGAGATCCATTTACTAAAAAAAGAGTTCTTGAAGCATCACTTGAGATTATGGATAAAATTAAAGTTTCTGGTGTTAAAGATTTAGGTGGTGGAGGTTTAACTTGTTGTATTTCAGAGCTTGCTGGTGCATGTGATAATGGTGCAATAGTTGATCTTAATGCAATACCTCTTAGGGAAACAGGTATGACTCCATATGAAATAATGTTATCTGAATCACAAGAGAGAATGGTTTTTGTTTTAAATAAAAAAGATGTTGATTTAGCTTCTAAAATCTGTGATAAACATGAGCTTCCTTCAGCTGTTATTGGTGAGGTTGTTGAAGGACATAATATGATTGTTAAAGATTTTGAAAAAAATCAAGAATTATGCAATCTTCCTACAATATTACTTTCAGACCCACCTTCAATTGATAGAGAAGTTAAAAAACCTATTAAAGATGAATCTAGGAGGAAAATCCCTAAAATTAGTGTTGAAGATGCATTAATTGGAATTTTATCTTCACCAAATATTGCAAGTAAATCCTGGGTTTATAAACAATATGATTATGAAGTTCAAGTTAGAACTGCAGTAAAACCAGGTGATGATGCAGCAGTACTTAGAATTGATGATGAAACTGCTATTGCATTAACTGTAGATTCTAATCCTATTCACACTAAACTTAATCCATTTGATGGTGGAGCAGGTTCAGTAGCAGAAGGTATTAGAAATATTGTATCTGTTGGAGCAAGTCCTTATGCAATTGTAGATTGTTTAAACTTTGGAAATCCTGAGAATCCTGAGATTTTATGGCAATTTAAAGAATGTATTGAAGGAATGTCTCAAGTTTCTGAGAAATTTAAAGCACCTGTTATTAGTGGTAATGTAAGTTTTTATAATGAAAATGAAGGAGCTAAAATTAATCCAACACCTGCAGTTGGTTTAATTGGTGTTGAAAAACTTGATAATATTAGAACACTTGAGTTTAAAGAAGAATCAGATAAAATTTTATTAATAGGTGAAACTTTTGATGAACTTGAAGGTTCTGAATTCCATAGGGCTTTATTTGATATAGAACAAGGTGATGCTCCTAAAATTAGAATTGATGATGAATTTAATGCAGCTAAATCTATTTTAGATTTAATTGATGAGGATTATGATAAAAATATAACTGCTATTCATGATTGTTCTGCAGGAGGTATTGCTGTTGCTTTAAGTGAAATGGCAATAAAATCTAATATTGGTTGTGAAATTAACACTGATAATATACCTAAAGACTCTGAAATGGATTTATGTAATTTACTATTTTCTGAATCACATGGTAGATATATAATGACAGTTAAAGCAGATGCTTTAGATGATGTCTTATCCAAAATAAATGTTCCAGTAGCATGTATTGGTGTAGTTAAAGGAAACAGTTTTAAAATTAATGATGATATAGATTTATCTGTAGATTCACTAAAAGATGCTTATACTGGTGTTATTGAAGAGCATATGATATAATTTTTAATATAATTATAATTTAATTATTTTTTTATTTTTTTTAAAAATTAATTTATTTAATTATAAAAATATTATATGTTTTTTATTTTTAAATAGAAATTATTTAATAAATTATTTCTTAATCTTTTAATTAAAAATTTATTCTTATAAAATTTAACTTTGTAATTTTATAATTGTCTTTTTATTATAGTTTATTTTTAAAATATAGTTGGGATGTAAAATGTTTTTATCAAAATTAATGCCTCTTAATGAAGCAGTTTCTAAACTCAATGATAATCAGAAATTTACAGATACTGAGAAAATAAGTATTGATGAAGCTTATATGAGAGTTTTAGCTGAAGATATTAAATCTTTTCATAATTCTCCACCATTTGATAAATCTGCAATGGATGGTTATGCTCTTATAGCTGAAAACACATTTGGTGCATCTAATAATGTTCATAAAGATTTTAAAATCATTGATAAAATTGGTGCTGGTGATTTTTCAAATAAAACAGTTCATGATGGTGAAGCAATTTCTATATCTACAGGTGCACCTATACCTGATGGAGCAAATGCTGTTATTATGGTAGAGTATACTTCTTCTAATGGTGATACTTTAACTATTCACTCACAAGTTACTCCTGGTGAAAATGTAAGTCCTAAAGCAGAGGATATTAGTAAAGGTGATGTTGTTTTAAAATCAAACACTTTAATTCGTCCTCAAGAATTAGGTTTAATTGCATCTGCAGGTTATAATGAAATTGAAGTATTTAAAAAACCGAATATTAAAGTTATTATTACTGGTAATGAATTAGTAGAACCTTCTAAAGAATTAGAAACTAAATCTAAGATTATAAACTCTAATAAGTATACAATTGCAGCATTAGTCAAAAGTGCTGGTGCAAATGTTACAGTATCTCATGCACATGATAATTTTGATGAAGTTAAAGAAGCAATTGATAGTGCAAGTAAAGAATATGATGTTGTTATTACAACAGGTGGTACTGCAGTAAGTGATGGGGATGTTGTTCTTGATGCAGTAGAGGATCTTGGAGAGATTCTTTTCCATGGTGTTGCAATGAGACCTGGAAAACCTGCAGGTGCAGGAATCGTTAATGATACTCCTATATTTACATTATCTGGTCAACCTGTTGCAGCAATGAGTCAATTTGATATATTTGCAAGAACTTATATTATGAAAATGCAAGGTATTAAAGATTATGAATTTAATATAGTTAAAAGAAAATCTCAGTTAAAGATACCATCAACTTTAGGACGCACTGATTTTATTAGAACTAATGCAGATAATATTCATGCTCGCCATATCTTAAATAGAGGTTCTGGTATTATAAGAAGTATGGTTGAAGCAAATAGTTATATTATAATTGATGAAAATAATGAGGGTATTGAAAAAGGAGATTCTGTTGATTTAGTATTTTTTGATTCTATGAATTGGAATGCTTGATTTAGGTGAATATTATGGGAAATAGTCTTTTTAATTTTATTTTAAACAAAAGTAATAGTTATAACTATTATAAAAGAGAACATGATAACTTAATAAAAGAAAATAATAATCTTAAAAAACAAATTTCTTCTTTAAATAATCGTGTAAGTGAACTTGAAAAGAATATTCGAGCTCCTTCTAATTTTCCAGGAAGATTTCTAACAAAGGAGGATGTTTTAACAAAGTTCAATGAAACTTATTATGGTGCATCAAGATGGGATAAATTCTATCAAGAAATGGTTGAGGTTTTATCTAGGATGGATGATGTTCATAAAATATTAGAATTTGGTCCTTATAAAGCACCTCTTGTTGAAAATGAGGATGTTATTGATCTTATGGATCGTTCAGAGTATTTCCCATTTAATATTAATAAAGTAATTGTTCATGATTGTACTAAATTTCCTTATCCTATTAAAGATAAAGAGTATGATCTTGTTATTTTATCTCAAGTTCTTGAACACTTTGGTATTATGGGTGAACAAACTGAAGTTTTTAAAGAATTAGCTAGGATTTCAAAAAGAGCAGTTATTGCCTTACCTTATAAATGGTTTAGTCCATTTGCAAGAGATCATCACATGATTGATGAGAAAGTTTTTGATTCTTGGCAAGGTGAATTTAAGTATTCTTATCAAAATATTAATACTAAAAATCAAACAATTTTAAGAATATATGATTTTGAAGATTAAATATATAATCATTAAATATTCTTTAATTATTTTTAATCTGTTGAAATCCTATTTTTTATAAAAATTTAAACAGTATTTAATGTATGAAAATCCATTTTAAGAAAGTTTATTCTAAAAATTTTGAGGATTTCAACAAAGCCATTATTTTAAATATTCTAATTATTTTTAACTTATTTTTAGTATCTTTTTTATTTTTAGTTTATTTTTTTAGTTGTGTTTTAATATTTTTTAACTTATTTTTAGTATCTTTTTTATTTTTATTGTGTTTTATTTATTTTTTAGCTTATTTCTATTTTCTTTTTTTAATTTTTAGAAAATTTATATAATATAAATAATAAAAATTAACTATATTTTTAGCTTTGTTAAATAGTATATTCTTAATTTATTTTTTTTAAATTAAAATTATGAAATTCAAAGTTTTTATTATTTATTAAATTATTATTAAGTGATATTGTGAATGGTATATGGTATTATGTATTTGGTTTTATTCTTGTATGGACCATTTTAGCATTATATAAAATGTATCATGAAGACTCAAACTTAGAAATGGGTTTTCCAATAATTATGTGGAGAACTCATAAATTTATAGATTTTATAGATAAACTTGCTAAAAAAGCCCCTAGGTTTTGGAAATGGTATATGAATATAGGTATTGTTATATGTTTTGGTGCAATGGCATTGATGACATATATTTTAATAATATCTCTTGGAACAGTTACAAAAACTCCATCTGTATCTATTCTTATTCCTGGTGTTGATATTCCAGGTTCTCCTATTTTCATTCCATTCTTATCTGGATTTATTGCACTTGTCCTTTTACTAATTGTACATGAATTTTCACATGGTATTCTTGCAAGGGTAGAAAATATTGATGTTAAATCAATGGGTTTATTGTTATTTTTTATAATTCCTGGTGCATTTGTAGAACCTGATGAAGAACAAGTACTTAAAGCTTCAAGAATAAGCAAACTTAGAATACTTGCAGCAGGATCAATGGCGAATATTGTTCTTGCAGTAATTGCTTTACTTGTATTTGCATTACTTGCTAATTGTGTGATTCCTACAGTTTATGATCAAGAAGGAGTTGAAGTAACACAAATCGTGAATAATGCTCCTGCAGTAGGTCATATTAGTAAAGGGGAACTTTTAACTGGAATTAATAATAAAACTATTAAAAATTCAACAGATTATGTTAATGCTGTCCATAATTTAAGTCCTAATACTACAGTTAAACTGAAAACGAATAAAGGAAATTCTAAATTTAAATTAGGTGAAAATCCTAATAATAAATCTATTGGTTATATGGGTATTAGATGTCAAGAACATTTTGTAATTAAAGAAAATATTAAAAATACATATGGTGATATTTTACCTTGGTTCTGGTTAAGTTTAGAAGATTTATTTAAATGGATTTATATAATTAACCTTTCAGTAGGTTTATTTAATTTACTTCCAATGAAACCATTAGATGGTGGAAAAATGTTTGAAGAATTATTATCTTATAGATTATCTGAAGATAATACTTATTTAATTACATTATTCACTTCAGTTTTTATTGCTATGGTAATTAT encodes the following:
- the glyA gene encoding serine hydroxymethyltransferase, which gives rise to MSNQENISKFQNFMKDHNDWMRNSINLIASENITSTDVKTAMVSDLSHRYAEGKSHERLYQGCKYIDDIEDLTVDLSKKLFDAKYVDVRTISGVTANLATFFAFADYGDKLQALEVPFGGHISHAGVSAAGIHGLKTISHPFNPDIMNIDIDKMNKKILEEKPKLILFGGSLFLFPHPVKEAREAADEVGAKILYDGAHVLGLIAGKQFQDPLREGADVLMGSTHKSFPGTQGGIIISNHEEYANKLDNAVFPGVVSNYHLHHIAGQGIATAEMLEFGEAYAKQIIKNAKALAQALYELGFNVLCEDLGFTESHQVAVDVSDIKPASQLAVELEENNIILNKNLLPWDDVNNSDNPSGLRIGTPEITRRGLKEKNMSEVAEFIKAVAMDGKNVKEEVSEYMNNFDKVHYAFKNDEAYKYIQF
- a CDS encoding dihydromethanopterin reductase (acceptor); translated protein: MRIGWAFTGAGHLLKESVDEFVKLAKDNSVTVFMSNASIEVLKMYGLYETVVKYTGGRYKELATDENQKYSYPITGRLSLGKYDILILSPATANTVAKIVHGISDTIVTNAVAQAGKGNVPTIVVPVDITPGDIDTVLPSKLELNKCKKCDPCTAALACPHNAFIPYKEISLLNCVGCGQCKISCQYDAISEGKIIQMHMRDIDIKNTEELRKIDEITVLEHPSEIIQYIDENINK
- a CDS encoding DUF192 domain-containing protein, which encodes MEIKNLKIYNEENTINIKVKICNSFLERFKGLMLKNKIEYPLLFIIPKHYIVKAKIHSFFMRIPIDIIFIDDEDIIFETCSLRPWSFYTPIKESKYIIELEYKFINKNNIKIGSKITISNLNK
- a CDS encoding methionine adenosyltransferase, whose translation is MRNIIVEELNQKYIEDLDIEIVERKGIGHPDSISDGLGETVSHALCEMYMDELGGILHHNTDEVQITAGESDPHFGGGQILKPIDILLTGRGVHEYDGIKFPLERVAIESAKEFLDETIINLDVEADTVVECKIGQGSGDLVDVFSRQGAVSSNDTSFGVGYAPFSEVETIVNKTENLLNSKAFKAKHPAVGEDIKVMGLREKDNITLTIGCAMVSKFVDDRDAYISIREELKDIVSDLACKYTNRPVEVFVNTADDDTKKDESGYYLTVTGTSAEMGDDGSVGRGNRANGLITPCRPMSMEATSGKNPINHVGKIYNLLSNRIANDVVENVEGVKQINLMILSQIGKPIDQPRAATSQLILEDGYKLDDVNSKVENIIDSWLENISVITEDVVKGKAKTF
- the ileS gene encoding isoleucine--tRNA ligase, which translates into the protein MPIEEAEKSYEFAKIDKSVHEFWADKDIFAKVNKIRKNGPQYSFLDGPPYCSGKIHLGTAWNKVIKDTLLRYKSMNGFSLRRQAGWDMHGLPIEHKVEELMGIKSKQEIESKVGISTFVDKCQEFAFKNKLAMTKQFKSLGVWMDWDNPYMTLDPNYMESAWWTLKRANEQNLLTRDKRVISWCPHCETALAAAEMDYEEKEDPSIYLKFPLKQSFLSKEENPEGLKEYVLVWTTTPWTIPANLAICINPKFDYKFVEKDGEIYILAADLVEDVLGYEKTIHKHIIPSENEDEEDKVVKEVTVNYKFIKTVKGSDLIGLKYVYPFLDEIPKQKEFDSLENVHTILPGDHVELGEGTGCVHTAPGHGPDDFEVGKAYNLPIFCPVDESGNFNKDVGVYAGKYTKSYNPVIIDDLISKGFMYKNGTINHRYGICWRCKTPIIYRATEQWFLKVTDIKDKMLSEIEQVNWTPKWAGEGRFHDWVDNAKDWTISRQRYWGIPIPIWICPDCGEVKVIGSIAELKESSLIDTNVEDSKLVHRPFVDEIPIECPKCNGKMKRIPDVLDVWIDSGVAGWASLYYPNEEDKFNKWYPYDFITEGHDQTRGWFYSQLGTGVISLGKAPYKNVLMHGFVLDENGKKMSKSLGNVVSPEEVIEKYGADVLRFYLLWACKPWDDLKFVWDELNNVNKMFNILWNVYVFSTTYMSLDNFQPEKCTKDNIHLRKEDKWIISRVNTLTKEVAKDIEDLYFHKATRKIMDFILEDLSRWYVRLIRGRTWVESDDPDKLGAYYGLYTAIVSLIKLMAPFTPHISEVIYQNLVVGNLSDAKESVHMEDWTVNEDLINKDLEYEMDIVREVIDASIRARDVARYKLRWPVNDITVVSENEKVFDAVKDLEDVIKDQSNTKNVICSSEFDELSYIAKPNLKILGPKLKGDIGIVKKYFGEADGNIIKENLENNGSIIVSGVDYQGNNKDIELSSEEVLFDTELPDDFVSSEFKGGNVFVNTKLTPEILSEAMSRELIRRIQDMRKDMDLDVEANIDVSVSSSESFKDLVIKQIDLISNEVRANNLTINVGECKNIKSNEGQDISNEYTKNWKIEDEDLIIKIIKD